One Pochonia chlamydosporia 170 chromosome 5, whole genome shotgun sequence DNA segment encodes these proteins:
- a CDS encoding FAD binding domain-containing protein (similar to Metarhizium robertsii ARSEF 23 XP_007823672.2): MPLEVDKEFAAAAAPAKQWLDSQPKMPFGDVQARRDIFGVYTSMIDRTIPDTVEHDILHVTTSDGYQIPVWRYKGKQNKHSPENPGPAVIHMHAGGYICCGPEIAVPNLTQFAAQTDVDFFSVNYRKAPENKFPTASEDCWTVLKWVMDNAQKLGVDKTRVAVMGESAGGGLAAALTIMARDRKLNPPLARQILAYPMLDDRSTDKVPPGTYSIWDEIDTDTAWEAYLGPGKRGADEVSVYAAPGRMDDVTGLPPLYMDVGQLDTFFHDDFKYASKFVAAGIETEFHVYPGLPHAYEGMIRELPVGKQFIDNRMRQLKMI, encoded by the coding sequence ATGCCTCTGGAAGTAGACAAGGAATTCGCCGCTGCAGCAGCACCCGCAAAGCAGTGGCTGGATAGCCAACCTAAGATGCCATTTGGTGATGTCCAGGCACGACGAGACATATTTGGAGTATACACCAGCATGATTGATCGGACTATCCCCGATACAGTTGAGCACGACATTCTCCATGTTACCACATCGGACGGCTATCAAATTCCCGTCTGGCGGTACAAAGGGAAACAAAACAAGCATAGCCCAGAGAATCCAGGGCCAGCAGTTATTCACATGCACGCTGGAGGTTACATTTGCTGTGGTCCGGAAATCGCGGTGCCGAATCTGACTCAATTTGCGGCGCAGACAGACGTTGACTTCTTCTCAGTAAACTACCGCAAGGCACCCGAGAATAAGTTTCCAACTGCATCCGAGGACTGCTGGACAGTACTTAAATGGGTCATGGATAATGCTCAGAAGTTAGGCGTGGACAAGACTAGAGTCGCTGTCATGGGAGAGAGTGCCGGAGGAGGCTTGGCTGCAGCTTTGACAATTATGGCTCGTGATCGAAAGCTGAATCCTCCATTGGCAAGGCAGATCTTGGCATATCCAATGCTGGATGACAGGTCTACTGATAAAGTTCCGCCTGGGACCTATTCGATCTGGGATGAGATAGACACAGACACAGCCTGGGAGGCATACCTGGGACCCGGGAAACGTGGTGCGGATGAGGTCTCAGTATATGCTGCGCCGGGCAGGATGGACGACGTCACTGGGCTGCCGCCGCTGTATATGGATGTGGGACAACTCGACACGTTCTTCCATGACGATTTCAAGTATGCCAGCAAATTTGTAGCAGCTGGAATTGAAACAGAGTTTCATGTATATCCCGGCCTTCCACATGCGTATGAGGGAATGATTCGCGAGTTGCCTGTTGGGAAGCAGTTCATCGACAATCGTATGAGACAGTTGAAGATGATCTAG
- a CDS encoding fungal specific transcription factor domain-containing protein produces the protein MHRSDGATWHQNAAIRALQGAIQAPGEACVMRMMAASMLLSTFESMNFDSSDLSWSIFFCGTKRIAGLVTQQHESYVGDESLIMDWIFYHDVMYKFSIKHWKTKNEDQIQLAAQEKIISKAIFSAERQTVVPIAGCSLELLDLLCQVIDAVHERNSPEHRSKPHLKVLRSLEIRLHDLSQRQSGVSSSDSTENDNAIHSEQVAELYRLAALIYLFLIAKGESTSYPGAITAITKAFELLSAVEHCERPWPLFIIGLAANTEDQRLSVLRVIEQSLALQPLGAMALADRMIRDAWVQQDLDDGGLDMLKLYGQVISRNRVPPCFT, from the exons ATGCACAGAAGCGACGGGGCAACTTGGCACCAAAATGCGGCAATTCGAGCGCTTCAAGGGGCTATTCAAGCACCGGGGGAGGCTTGCGTTATGAGAATGATGGCTGCAAGTATGCTGTTGAGTACTTTTGAA TCCATGAACTTTGACTCGTCGGATCTGAGCTGGTCCATATTCTTCTGCGGAACCAAACGAATCGCCGGCTTAGTGACGCAACAGCACGAGAGCTATGTTGGCGACGAGTCGCTGATCATGGACTGGATCTTCTATCACGATGTCATGTACAAATTTAGCATCAAGCATTGGAAAACCAAGAATGAGGATCAAATTCAATTGGCGGCGCAGGAGAAGATTATTTCCAAGGCAATCTTTTCGGCTGAAAGACAGACT GTGGTGCCCATCGCAGGCTGTTCGTTGGAACTTCTCGATCTACTGTGTCAGGTCATTGATGCCGTTCACGAGCGAAATAGCCCTGAACATCGATCTAAACCACATCTCAAAGTGCTTCGGTCCCTCGAAATCCGACTACATGATCTGTCGCAGCGCCAGTCAGGTGTATCGTCATCAGATTCAACGGAAAATGATAACGCCATCCACTCCGAGCAAGTTGCGGAGCTTTACCGACTCGCAGCGCTAATTTATCTGTTTCTGATTGCCAAAGGCGAATCTACCAGTTACCCAGGTGCAATCACGGCCATTACAAAAGCATTTGAGCTTCTTTCCGCGGTGGAGCATTGCGAACGCCCATGGCCATTGTTCATCATTGGGCTGGCAGCAAATACGGAGGACCAACGGCTTAGTGTTCTGCGGGTGATTGAACAGTCTCTGGCGCTGCAACCTCTCGGTGCAATGGCTTTAGCGGATAGGATGATACGAGATGCGTGGGTGCAGCAGGATCTTGATGACGGAGGattggacatgttgaagttgtatGGGCAAGTCATTAGTCGAAATCGCGTCCCTCCTTGCTTCACATGA
- a CDS encoding short-chain dehydrogenase (similar to Talaromyces marneffei ATCC 18224 XP_002150929.1), whose translation MEAGPTKTWHSDTYPSIDPTRPSLSLAKKTVVITGGGSGIGLAIALSCAKAGASHIALLGRRKHILDQGKAEIAAAAPSVHVHCVQADISSAKEIDNAFHHIKNTVGPVDILVNNAAYFAGASNTLTVSPEDWFSAFDVNVKGSLLTAQAFLDVASPNPTIANISTAIAHLSPVYFPGFSAYSSSKLAATQMFAYLQHERPDAHIVSIHPGRVITEMSAKVGRVAGKAEVIDTPELPGDFTVWALSDEARFLKGKLVWANWDVDELKAQKDDIANGNWLTISIQGWPFQEPTKRL comes from the exons ATGGAAGCTGGACCAACAAAGACTTGGCACTCAGATACTTATCCCAGTATTGATCCAACTCGACCTTCCCTCTCACTCGCCAAAAAGACCGTAGTGATCACTGGTGGAGGATCTGGAATTGGCCTCGCAATTGCTCTGTCGTGTGCAAAAGCAGGTGCTTCTCACATCGCGCTACTAGGACGAAGAAAGCATATCCTTGATCAAGGAAAAGCAGAGATAGCCGCCGCCGCACCCAGCGTTCACGTTCATTGCGTGCAAGCAGACATCAGCAGTGCAAAGGAGATTGACAATGCATTCCATCATATCAAGAACACCGTTGGGCCGGTAGacatcctcgtcaacaacGCAGCATACTTTGCAGGAGCTAGCAACACCCTAACAGTGTCCCCTGAAGACTGGTTCTCAGCATTCGATGTCAACGTCAAGGGCAGCCTTCTGACAGCCCAGGCATTTCTGGACGTTGCATCGCCAAATCCAACGATAGCCAATATCAGTACTGCGATTGCACATCTCTCACCAGTGTACTTTCCAGGCTTCTCAGCATACTCGTCCAGCAAGCTTGCAGCCACACAAATGTTTGCGTACCTCCAGCATGAGCGCCCGGATGCTCACATTGTCTCTATCCACCCTGGAAGAGTTATTACCGAAATGTCTGCAAAGGTAGGCAGAGTTGCCGGAAAGGCAGAGGTGATTGACACAC CCGAGCTACCAGGTGATTTTACTGTTTGGGCTTTAAGTGACGAGGCTCGTTTTCTTAAAGGAAAACTTGTTTGGGCAAATTgggatgttgacgagctAAAGGCTCAAAAGGACGATATCGCAAATGGCAATTGGTTGACAATTTCAATTCAGGGGTGGCCCTTTCAAGAGCCTACCAAGAGGTTGTAA
- a CDS encoding histone acetylation protein, with translation MATPSEAIACDTGLADRLRLVLPKDIPFTLHHVSTPPRKTDALYSAPPNERPDRTYCENHFLTVSIDLPQSAVPSQNGNTPQNSSEPNKQVVVLGIEIFIYTTAHSTTLFVSKADSTGYLPLLNLPKGTPSPIREVCAAFVDYLVAVRRRPDIPFIVSLFARSQGQYLFPGSVDHGAKHVLDDRGLIKWWCRVLDPLITSPPSGRDSWKNAKGYLVIPGLDAYETRAFIPRTAAAASSWSLTHPLERISHYTREFDWVPPRCLIPRFPDDPKSRFRDELDEEAGRSGPMKTSGSWKTVKTLDMFWEMMAYRQECSSGRMTGFIWVVFDDKTPQTDQDQSTVTPETPKKQRNGAVMAPNTTPRKLFPSKTDKSDKQPKKKSEKKKIKLKGPIKPRQPQAKTAQRNHFLKVPVHSPYYYWPQDGRGSRIVNETMYKRITELMLHLDFSSKDKAVTSSRRWTKEVGQGGDWGVRVVGAREPTLTAVEGAEGAEVNNLSGLVKRKRADTSGDGVNVLGAGLVKKKAKDEAESQPGVNVLTAGLVRKKPKAEE, from the coding sequence ATGGCGACTCCATCTGAAGCAATTGCCTGCGATACCGGTCTAGCAGATCGTCTCCGTCTCGTATTACCCAAAGACATCCCTTTCACCCTCCACCACGTCTCAACACCCCCACGAAAGACGGACGCGCTCTACTCTGCACCACCGAACGAACGACCTGATCGGACGTATTGCGAGAACCACTTCCTCACCGTATCAATCGATCTTCCACAGAGTGCAGTGCCATCACAAAACGGCAACACCCCCCAGAACAGCTCTGAGCCCAACAAACAAGTCGTTGTGCTTGGCATCGAAATCTTCATCTATACCACCGCCCACTCCACAACCCTGTTCGTGTCCAAGGCCGATTCGACTGGGTACTTGCCCCTGTTGAACTTGCCAAAGGGTACTCCAAGCCCTATCCGCGAAGTCTGCGCCGCATTTGTCGATTATCTCGTCGCTGTTCGTAGACGTCCGGATATACCCTTCATAGTCAGCCTGTTTGCTCGATCGCAAGGACAATATCTCTTCCCGGGAAGTGTCGACCACGGGGCCAAACATGTTCTCGACGATAGAGGCTTGATAAAGTGGTGGTGTCGTGTGTTGGATCCTCTGATTACATCTCCTCCTTCTGGTAGAGATTCGTGGAAGAATGCCAAAGGCTACCTTGTCATCCCCGGTCTAGATGCATATGAAACACGCGCATTTATTCCCCGAACTGCCGCAGCCGCATCGTCATGGTCCCTGACGCATCCCCTCGAAAGAATATCACACTACACTCGAGAGTTCGACTGGGTCCCACCACGATGTTTAATCCCACGATTCCCCGACGATCCAAAATCCCGATTCCGTGATGAGCTCGACGAAGAAGCAGGTCGTTCTGGTCCTATGAAGACATCTGGTAGCTGGAAGACTGTAAAGACACTGGACATGTTTTGGGAAATGATGGCCTACAGGCAAGAATGCTCGAGTGGTAGGATGACGGGCTTCATCTGGGTCGTTTTTGACGACAAGACTCCTCAGACTGATCAAGATCAGTCGACAGTAACGCCGGAAACACCTAAAAAGCAGCGAAACGGAGCTGTGATGGCTCCCAACACCACACCTCGCAAGTTGTTTCCTTCCAAAACGGACAAATCCGACAAACAacccaagaagaagtcggaaaagaaaaagatcAAGCTCAAGGGACCTATCAAACCCCGtcagccacaagccaagaCTGCACAGCGGAACCATTTTCTCAAGGTTCCGGTCCATAGTCCTTATTACTACTGGCCCCAAGACGGCAGGGGTTCGCGCATCGTCAATGAAACGATGTACAAGCGAATCACGGAGCTAATGCTACACTTGGACTTTTCCAGTAAAGACAAGGCAGTGACTAGTTCCCGGCGATGGACAAAGGAAGTTGGCCAAGGTGGTGACTGGGGAGTGAGGGTTGTGGGTGCAAGGGAGCCCACCTTGACTGCTGTGGAGGGTGCTGAAGGTGCTGAAGTGAATAATCTTTCTGGGCTAGTGAAGAGAAAGAGGGCCGATACGTCAGGGGATGGAGTCAATGTCCTTGGTGCGGGattggtgaagaagaaagccaAGGACGAAGCGGAGAGCCAGCCTGGGGTTAACGTCTTGAcagctggtctggtcaggaagaagccaaaggcaGAGGAATGA
- a CDS encoding FAD dependent oxidoreductase (similar to Metarhizium robertsii ARSEF 23 XP_007817564.1), translating into MADINVDVVIIGAGFAGCLSLHHMRRRRFSAKIIEAGSDFGGVWYWNRYPGAQVDSEMPNYQFSSPEIFNDFSFHEFYPDATALRNYFGHVDKRWDLRKDAIFNQRVTEARYDGEDKKWKITTEKGLAASSRFIIFAVVWPEDVNFTGKKTGIIGQGASGTQIFEHLACRGHDVTVFLRTPPIAFPMRNRAITGEENKEAKKTYESHFSRSKYGEVGFPFLPYAKPLSSESADQNRAHMEKLWEHGGLMNVTGNYIDILVDKTANETFYNFWSEKVRARMTDEAKKETLAPPKPVQPLGTKRSTIENKYYELMDGENVTLVNLQKTPIKEFASNGIVTSSSGTDGDETLHHLDVVVVATGYDSVTGSLYDINIVDKQGKTLQEKWKDGIRTYFGMMVPDMPNAFILYGPQAPTSLANGPTFLEMEVEWIDKLLDKMEGDHITSIEPTKDEAEAWNQKLQSRFTLLPHSKAPSWWVGANTPGKRREPLVWFGGTKAWSVECTEALSDWSHFITD; encoded by the exons ATGGCAGATATTAATGTGGACGTTGTAATAATTGGTGCTGGGTTCGCGGGATGTCTCTCACTACATCATATGAGACGGAGAAGGTTTTCGGCCAAGATTATCGAAGCAGGTAGTGATTTCGGTGGAGTATGGTATTGGAATCGGTATCCTGGAGCTCAAGTCGATTCAGAAATGCCAAATTACCAATTCAGCAGTCCGGAGATTTTCAACGACTTTTCCTTTCACGAATTCTACCCGGACGCAACGGCCCTACGCAACTACTTTGGCCACGTTGACAAAAGGTGGGATCTCCGCAAGGACGCCATCTTTAATCAAAGAGTCACAGAGGCAAGATACGATGGAGAAGATAAAAAGTGGAAAATTACGACGGAAAAAGGGCTGGCGGCAAGTTCAAGATTCATCATCTTTGCCGTGG TTTGGCCAGAAGATGTCAACTTTACAGGAAAGAAGACAGGCATCATCGGACAAGGCGCGTCCGGCACCCAGATTTTCGAGCATCTCGCCTGTCGTGGACACGATGTCACTGTTTTTCTCCGGACGCCACCCATAGCATTTCCTATGAGGAACCGCGCCATCACAGGCGAAGAGAATAAAGAGGCAAAGAAAACTTATGAATCTCACTTTTCGCGGTCCAAATACGGCGAAGTAGGGTTCCCCTTTTTGCCCTACGCCAAGCCCCTGAGTTCGGAGTCTGCAGACCAGAATCGTGCGCATATGGAAAAGCTGTGGGAACACGGCGGTTTAATGAATGTTACTGGCAATTACATTGATATTTTGGTGGACAAAACCGCCAACGAAACATTTTACAACTTTTGGTCGGAAAAGGTCCGAGCCAGAATGACGGACGAGGCCAAAAAGGAGACGTTggcgccaccaaagccaGTGCAACCTTTAGGCACGAAGAGATCCACGATTGAAAACAAATACTAtgagttgatggatggagaaaacGTCACGCTCGTCAATCTCCAGAAGACGCCTATCAAAGAGTTTGCTTCCAATGGGATAGTCACATCAAGCTCTGGGacagatggtgatgagacaCTGCACCATTTGGATGTAGTCGTTGTGGCTACGGGGTACGATTCAGTTACGGGAAGTTTGTACGACATCAACATTGTAGATAAACAAGGCAAGACACTGCAGGAGAAGTGGAAAGATGGCATCCGCACATACTTTGGCATGATGGTTCCGGACATGCCGAACGCGTTCATCTTGTACGGACCGCAGGCACCGACATCTTTGGCTAACGGGCCTACGTTTCTAGAAATGGAAGTTGAGTGGATTGACAAGttgttggacaagatggaagGAGATCACATCACAAGTATAGAGCCAACCAAGGACGAAGCCGAAGCATGGAACCAAAAACTACAATCAAGGTTTACCTTGTTACCGCATAGCAAGGCACCCTCCTGGTGGGTTGGGGCAAACACCCCTGGTAAGAGACGAGAACcgttggtctggtttggaGGGACAAAGGCTTGGTCTGTGGAATGTACCGAAGCATTGAGCGACTGGTCGCATTTCATTACGGACTAA
- a CDS encoding CMGC/DYRK protein kinase (similar to Beauveria bassiana ARSEF 2860 XP_008596090.1) has product MVQISDFGLSVSGKTQQTGCIQAEPYRAPEVILDAGYSYSADIWSLGVLIWELLEGKRLFNPIDEKNEGEYNESLHLAQLTKLLGPPPRAMLSSGRRTALFYKPNGDLKQPELVPDNFDLKNTVSSISGQEKDKFLEFARRMIKWDPEERSTAKELLKDPWLYEDFPSKE; this is encoded by the exons ATGGTTCAAATCAGCGACTTTGGCCTATCGGTATCAGGCAAGACACAACAAACCGGCTGTATCCAGGCAGAGCCCTATCGGGCGCCAGAAGTCATTCTCGATGCCGGCTACTCATATAGTGCAGATATATGGAGTCTCGGTGTCTTG ATATGGGAGCTACTAGAAGGTAAAAGGCTGTTTAATCCAATCGATGAGAAAAACGAGGGCGAGTATAACGAAAGTCTGCACCTTGCTCAGCTCACCAAACTACTGGGACCGCCACCCCGAGCCATGCTTTCTTCGGGTCGGAGGACGGCATTGTTTTATAAGCCGAATG GTGATTTGAAGCAACCTGAGCTGGTGCCTGACAATTTCGACCTCAAGAATACCGTCTCTAGTATTAGCGGTCAGGAAAAGGACAAGTTTTTAGAGTTCGCCAGAAGGATGATAAAGTGGGATCCAGAAGAGCGAAGTACAGCCAAGGAGTTGCTTAAAGATCCGTGGCTGTACGAAGACTTTCCTTCAAAGGAGTAG
- a CDS encoding D-mandelate dehydrogenase (similar to Metarhizium acridum CQMa 102 XP_007814448.1), with protein sequence MAEPYNTPIPGSTPRSGSPVPHPLRHPTLVNHSRTPAPKPRVLHLGDPIRFNQNTYDLLSSQYEVIRPSTPDRERAAFAQSLREGKWGDFQGIFRPFWRSGGEMGKWDEELIKLLPESVKVFASAGAGYDWVDTKSLGERGIIYCNGGMAPADAVADLSVAMVISTFRYIPWCITAATSNSPSAFTDCHLDSPAQCHNLRNHILGIIGLGNIGQRIATRCHLGFGMKIHYFDVEQKSATVEGALSATFHDTLESLLQTADCVILCTPAGFGGDTIINSSTLKHFRQGGRFVNIARGALVNEDDLVAALESGQLSSVALDVFANEPHVHEGLRKFAAKGKAMLTCHNGGGTVETHEGFEELSMRNVMAVLSGGQALSAVNLEDVRR encoded by the exons ATGGCGGAACCATATAACACACCCATACCAGGCTCAACACCCCGCTCTGGCTCACCAGTTCCGCATCCTCTTCGCCACCCAACGCTTGTCAACCACTCACGAACACCTGCCCCAAAACCACGGGTCTTGCATCTCGGTGACCCCATACGTTTCAACCAAAACACATATGACCTTCTATCCTCTCAATATGAAGTCATCCGACCGTCGACGCCTGACCGTGAACGAGCAGCCTTTGCACAGAGTCTAAGGGAGGGCAAATGGGGCGACTTCCAAGGCATCTTTCGCCCGTTTTGGCGCTCAGGAGGCGAGATGGGCAAGTGGGATGAAGAATTGATCAAGTTATTGCCAGAGAGCGTAAAGGTATTTGCCAGTGCGGGTGCTGGCTACGACTGGGTTGATACAAAGTCGTTAGGTGAACGAG GAATCATTTACTGCAACGGAGGAATGGCGCCTGCAGATGCAGTTGCTGACTTGTCCGTCGCCATGGTAATCTCTACATTCCGCTATATACCGTGGTGTATTACggcagcaacatccaactCTCCGTCTGCCTTTACAGACTGTCATCTCGACTCACCGGCACAATGCCACAATTTGCGAAACCACATTCTCGGTATAATTGGTCTGGGAAATATTGGTCAACGCATAGCCACGAGATGTCACCTCGGATTCGGAATGAAGATTCACTACTTTGATGTGGAACAGAAATCAGCCACAGTGGAAGGTGCCCTCTCTGCGACATTCCACGACACATTGGAGTCCTTGCTTCAAACAGCTGACTGCGTGATACTGTGCACGCCAGCTGGGTTTGGGGGCGACACTATCATTAACTCATCTACGTTGAAGCACTTCCGCCAGGGGGGCAGGTTTGTGAATATTGCGAGGGGAGCGCTGGTCAATGAAGATGATTTGGTGGCAGCACTGGAATCAGGACAGCTCAGTTCCGTCGCGCTGGATGTGTTTGCAAATGAACCGCATGTTCATGAGGGTTTGAGAAAGTTTGCAGCCAAAGGAAAAGCAATGTTGACATGTCACAACGGTGGTGGCACAGTGGAGACACATGAGGGATTTGAAGAATTGAGCATGCGCAATGTCATGGCTGTGCTGAGCGGTGGCCAGGCCTTGTCGGCTGTTAATTTGGAGGACGTGAGACGGTGA
- a CDS encoding carbohydrate-binding domain, family 9-like, subgroup (similar to Metarhizium robertsii ARSEF 23 XP_007820662.1), with the protein MIPLLMFATLSLAALPTDCEPKVPSVDVPSCSRGVGTIKYNKSVPDLKPFPLTEVDLCYTDTHLDIRFIARDEVNFYYNLSQSTNANIWEYEVMEAFIYKGTDNPKKYLEFEVNPNNITYQAFVYNPSKVRADGAPFDHFFVLDPGTDGFSAVTKLVKPKQLWVSDVKIPLGLFNIDTGRAKGTEWRMNFFRTVVSSQTYPNQDLGAWSVPNKAEFHITSYFGKVKFV; encoded by the coding sequence ATGATTCCTCTTCTAATGTTCGCAACCCTATCCTTAGCTGCGTTACCAACCGACTGCGAGCCCAAAGTTCCCTCCGTTGATGTACCGTCATGCTCTCGCGGCGTTGGCACGATTAAATACAACAAATCTGTCCCTGATCTAAAGCCCTTCCCTCTAACCGAGGTTGACCTTTGCTACACCGATACTCATCTAGACATCAGGTTTATCGCCCGCGACGAGGTAAACTTTTACTATAATTTGTCCCAGAGCACTAATGCCAACATCTGGGAGTATGAGGTTATGGAAGCCTTTATCTATAAGGGCACGGATAACCCGAAGAAGTATCTAGAATTTGAGGTGAACCCTAACAATATCACCTACCAGGCCTTTGTATATAATCCTTCTAAGGTGCGCGCCGATGGTGCTCCCTTTGACCACTTCTTTGTATTGGACCCTGGTACCGATGGGTTTAGTGCTGTAACTAAGCTTGTTAAGCCAAAGCAGCTATGGGTCAGCGATGTCAAGATACCTCTGGGCTTGTTTAATATCGACACGGGCAGGGCAAAAGGTACAGAGTGGAGGATGAACTTCTTCCGAACTGTGGTTAGTTCTCAGACGTATCCTAACCAAGACCTTGGTGCGTGGAGTGTCCCAAACAAGGCAGAATTCCATATTACAAGTTACTTTGGAAAGGTGAAATTTGTGTAA
- a CDS encoding MFS transporter (similar to Aspergillus niger CBS 513.88 XP_001397037.1), whose translation MTALLEKQTTPHPGSLVSLSRQDVTNHDDTNTSSPADTDLENSIPIANKPQPPARDFNKLRWAVICISLYISIFIYGLDTTIAADVQGSVVEAFGHVEQLAWIGAGFPLGSVSVILLNGVLYESFNMKWVYALSMVLFQAGSALCGAAPNMAALIVGRVIAGAGGSGVFMGCLNYFSSLTTPEERGLYITGTGFCWGIGAVLGPVIGGSFVESSATWRWAFYINLIIGAAFGPVYVFGLPSIRLIPDRSFIQRVKRIDFVGLFLGAGVWVFFSMAFTMAGGEWSWDDSRTIGIIVAFALTLLLFAIQQTYSIFTTPDQRSFPIQLLRSRTQVLLYIGTASNITSLFVTVYFIPIYFQFVHNDSALQAAVRLLPYVIVTVCFNLSAGHLLSKIKYYAPIFSVSGLFMILGGSLLYAYLDPDTPSSYIYGFTVITAVGSGLTLQIGYAVATLKAPKHMGDALALQNVAQIGGTVISLVIAGQVFQSTATQNLTRVLATTGFTSTDIQSAIAGAKSKIFEELTGDMRDQAILAITQAIQKSFILVIVGGGVLTVSGLLMKHERLFGDIVQVGG comes from the coding sequence ATGACAGCTCTGCTCGAAAAGcagacaacaccacatcctGGTTCTCTTGTCTCTTTATCTAGGCAAGACGTAACCAACCATGACGATACGAATACTTCTTCTCCCGCCGACACCGACCTCGAAAACAGTATCCCTATCGCAAACAAACCCCAGCCCCCAGCCCGCGACTTCAATAAACTCCGCTGGGCAGTCATTTGCATCTCACTATACATATCTATCTTCATCTACGGCTTGGACACAACCATCGCTGCAGATGTCCAAGGCTCAGTGGTAGAAGCATTCGGACACGTCGAGCAGCTCGCTTGGATAGGCGCCGGATTCCCCCTCGGATCCGTATCAGTCATTTTACTAAATGGCGTTCTCTACGAATCCTTCAACATGAAGTGGGTGTACGCTCTATCCATGGTCCTCTTTCAAGCTGGTTCGGCGCTCTGTGGTGCAGCTCCCAACATGGCTGCCCTGATAGTTGGCCGTGTAATTGCCGGAGCAGGCGGCAGCGGCGTCTTCATGGGCTGTCTCAATTATTTCTCTAGCCTGACTACGCCTGAAGAGCGAGGACTCTATATTACGGGAACGGGATTCTGCTGGGGTATTGGTGCAGTGCTCGGTCCAGTGATTGGAGGTTCCTTTGTTGAGTCGAGCGCTACGTGGCGATGGGCATTCTATATCAACCTTATTATCGGTGCGGCATTCGGTCCCGTTTACGTTTTTGGGTTGCCATCTATTCGTCTCATTCCTGATCGATCGTTTATACAGCGAGTGAAGAGAATCGACTTTGTTGGATTGTTTCTTGGCGCTGGTGTCTGGGTCTTCTTCAGCATGGCGTTTACAATGGCCGGAGGCGAATGGTCGTGGGACGACAGTCGCACCATTGGCATTATTGTCGCGTTCGCCCTGacgcttcttctctttgCTATTCAACAAACCTATTCCATCTTCACTACACCTGATCAGCGGTCATTTCCCATCCAACTACTTCGATCAAGAACCCAAGTCCTCCTCTACATTGGCACAGCCTCAAACATCACATCCCTATTCGTAACTGTCTACTTCATCCCAATCTATTTCCAATTTGTCCACAACGACTCCGCTCTGCAAGCTGCGGTCCGCCTCTTACCGTATGTCATTGTCACGGTGTGCTTCAACCTCTCGGCCGGGCATCTCCTCTCCAAAATCAAGTATTATGCACCAATCTTCAGCGTTTCAGGGCTATTCATGATACTTGGCGGCTCGCTACTCTACGCGTACCTCGATCCGGATACTCCATCAAGCTATATTTACGGCTTCACTGTAATTACAGCGGTTGGCTCCGGTCTCACACTACAAATTGGCTATGCTGTCGCGACACTGAAGGCACCAAAGCACATGGGGGACGCCCTGGCACTACAAAATGTCGCACAAATCGGAGGCACGGTTATCTCTCTCGTCATCGCTGGCCAGGTGTTTCAATCTACTGCCACGCAAAATCTCACTCGGGTGCTTGCCACCACTGGGTTCACCAGCACTGACATTCAGTCAGCCATTGCTGGCGCAAAGAGCAAAATCTTTGAAGAGCTTACAGGTGACATGAGAGACCAAGCTATTCTTGCCATTACGCAGGCGATACAAAAGTCGTTTATTTTGGTCATTGTTGGGGGTGGTGTGCTCACTGTCTCTGGATTGCTTATGAAGCATGAGCGGCTGTTTGGTGATATTGTGCAGGTAGGCGGTTAG